The genomic DNA CGGCACCGATTGGTGGAACACGGTGAGCCGCGACGCGGGCGGGAAGGCGTTCGGCGACTTCTACGCGAAGTACATCGACGGGCGCCAGCCGTTCCCGTACGCGCAGGTGCTGCCGCTCGCCGGGCTCCGCCTCGTGGCGGACACGACGCGCGCGCCGCGGCTTGGCGTCGGAACGGGCCCCGACTCCGCCGGGCAGGGGTCGCGGGTGGTGCAGGTCGTCCCCGGAGGCGCGGCGGAGCAGGCCGGTGTGCAGGTGGGCGACGTGCTGCTGGCGCTGGGTGATTTTCAGATCACCGATCCGGATTTCGGTCCGGGGTTCCGCCAGCGGTATGCGAACGCCGAGGGGCAGGACCTGCCGATCAAGCTCCGGCGGGGCACGGACACGCTCACGGTGAATGCGAAGGTGCGGCTCACCGAGCAGGTGGACGTGCGGATCGAGTCCGATCCCAATGCGTCGGCCAAGGCGGTGCGTGTGCGAGACGGATTGCTCAAGGGCGGTTCATAAGGAGGTCCGGCAGATCTTCGGGGCGCAGAGGCCGGCTTCGCTCGAGCAGGCCGCCGCGGTACGCCGCCTCGCCCAGCACGTCCGCGGCGCTCACACCCGCCGCGCGCAGCTCGCCAAGCCCCGTGTCTCGGCTCGCCTTGCTCAGCTTCTCGCCGGTGGGCTTCAGGATGAGCGGGTGGTGCAGCCAGACGGGCTCGCGCGCGCGGCCCAGCATCCGCGCGAGCCGGATCTGGCGGCCGGTCGAGGCGAGCAGGTCGGCGCCGCGGATCACCAGGTCGATCTCGTGCCGCATGTCGTCCACTACCACGGCGAACTGGTAGGTCCACTGGCCCAGCCGGTCCCGCAGCAGGAGGTCGCCGCATTGGACGGCGGGCTCCTGGCGCTGGGGGCCGAGCATCGAGTCGTCGAAGCCTTCGGCACCGGGCTCGAGCACGACGCGCATTCCGCGCCCCGGCCCCGGCTCGAGCCCGCGCTCTCGGCAGCGGCCGCGGTAGGGTGTTTCGTCGTTGAACGGATCGCCGGCTTCCGCGGCCAGATCGCGGCGCGAGCACGCGCAGGCATACACCTGCGCCCGCTCGGC from Gemmatimonadales bacterium includes the following:
- a CDS encoding glutamate--tRNA ligase family protein, whose translation is MTAVDLDRLRRSLPPHPLTRFAPSPTGHLHLGHAVNAVYVWGIARALGGRVLLRIEDHDRTRCRPEFESALLEDLEWLGLEPHVGSIGEFRAGRSPFRQSDNDAPYAAALAGLAERAQVYACACSRRDLAAEAGDPFNDETPYRGRCRERGLEPGPGRGMRVVLEPGAEGFDDSMLGPQRQEPAVQCGDLLLRDRLGQWTYQFAVVVDDMRHEIDLVIRGADLLASTGRQIRLARMLGRAREPVWLHHPLILKPTGEKLSKASRDTGLGELRAAGVSAADVLGEAAYRGGLLERSRPLRPEDLPDLLMNRP